A single region of the Psychrobacter alimentarius genome encodes:
- a CDS encoding DUF3100 domain-containing protein: protein MNNTSVLSSTMTKYLFDWKLHLLVIVTSLLAEWIGIIKIPIGIGVLVLLPLLYAFIFTLLLNPNVIPTMKAVISKDRAKFASYAVLLSIMPFIAKFGVGVGPKVEEIIAAGPALLLQELGNITTALIALPVAVLVFGMGREAIGATHSIAREPNIALIADKYGLQSPEGIGVMGVYVMGTLFGAIYFSLMAGIIASMDIMDIRALAMACGIGSGSMMGACSAALAETVPEQAETITAFAATSNLLTYATGLFVSLFIALPFTEFLYKITSKFKKKNNSTAAIQTDPSLKIPEQSILSVTQSLSLLAVICIILLLSNWVGQGVDPISALPAMLILFACCIVGVLLKEIIPVNVPAIAWISIVAILISLPQFPMSEYVLVETDKLGVLQLITPVLAYAGFAISQMEVNLFKKSGFKIAVVALLTFTGTFLGSAVVAQALL from the coding sequence ATGAATAATACCAGTGTGCTATCAAGTACGATGACTAAGTACTTATTTGATTGGAAGCTGCATTTACTAGTGATTGTCACATCACTACTTGCAGAATGGATAGGGATTATTAAGATTCCCATTGGTATTGGCGTACTGGTCTTACTGCCTTTACTCTACGCCTTCATATTTACCCTACTATTAAACCCCAATGTCATCCCAACGATGAAAGCGGTTATCTCTAAAGACCGAGCAAAATTTGCAAGTTACGCGGTTCTCTTAAGTATCATGCCTTTTATTGCAAAATTTGGTGTTGGGGTCGGGCCTAAAGTAGAAGAAATAATAGCCGCAGGTCCCGCCCTTTTACTACAAGAATTGGGCAACATAACGACTGCCCTTATTGCCTTACCTGTGGCTGTATTGGTGTTTGGTATGGGTAGAGAGGCTATTGGTGCCACTCACTCAATTGCTCGTGAACCGAATATCGCGCTTATTGCCGATAAGTATGGGCTCCAAAGTCCCGAAGGTATCGGCGTCATGGGTGTCTACGTGATGGGCACGTTGTTTGGCGCCATTTATTTCTCATTAATGGCGGGAATTATTGCCTCCATGGATATTATGGATATCCGTGCGTTGGCGATGGCTTGTGGTATTGGTAGCGGTAGTATGATGGGTGCTTGTTCAGCAGCGCTCGCAGAAACGGTGCCTGAGCAAGCAGAGACTATTACTGCCTTTGCAGCGACCTCTAACCTTTTAACTTACGCGACAGGGCTATTTGTCAGTTTGTTTATTGCCCTACCATTCACAGAGTTTTTATATAAAATCACTAGCAAGTTTAAGAAAAAGAATAATAGTACTGCTGCTATACAAACAGATCCTAGTTTAAAGATACCAGAGCAATCTATCTTATCAGTCACGCAGTCTTTGTCTCTATTAGCGGTTATCTGTATCATTCTATTACTCAGTAATTGGGTGGGACAAGGCGTTGATCCAATCTCTGCCCTACCTGCCATGTTAATTCTGTTCGCGTGTTGTATCGTTGGCGTCTTATTAAAGGAAATCATTCCTGTCAACGTCCCTGCTATCGCTTGGATATCTATTGTGGCTATTTTGATATCTCTGCCACAGTTTCCAATGAGCGAGTATGTCTTAGTAGAAACAGATAAGTTAGGCGTGTTACAGCTTATTACTCCGGTACTTGCCTATGCAGGGTTTGCCATCTCTCAGATGGAAGTAAATTTGTTTAAAAAATCTGGATTTAAAATTGCCGTGGTTGCCTTACTTACCTTCACTGGCACTTTCTTAGGTTCTGCCGTAGTGGCCCAAGCCTTATTGTAA
- a CDS encoding patatin-like phospholipase family protein, with protein MLAQHRQALVVEGGGMRGAFTSGVLDAFLEQQFNPFDLCVGVSSGSTNVANYLAAQQGRTLHIYLDHSLRSEFIHYGRFFRGGDLLDLKWMWNVVEQEYPLNQAQLFDNPAEFYMVLTHAISGEATYIKASKDNILDGLRASSSIPVLTRQAVEICGEPYFDGGVADALPVHWAAKQDHVAKLMVIRTRPQNYAKSSRKGDQLLAKYFAKQQSGFSQSLLTRTQRYNDAVQFLQTPSSQKLLEVCPPDLKNMASRLSKNKAKIRYSYEIGLEAGYQALEDWHKL; from the coding sequence ATGCTAGCACAACATCGACAAGCCCTAGTGGTTGAAGGCGGCGGCATGCGTGGCGCATTTACCAGTGGTGTTTTAGACGCCTTTTTAGAACAACAATTCAATCCTTTTGATCTTTGTGTGGGAGTTTCTTCAGGTTCAACCAACGTTGCTAACTATTTGGCAGCACAACAAGGTCGTACCCTACACATTTACTTAGATCACTCCCTCCGATCTGAATTTATCCACTATGGTCGTTTTTTTAGAGGTGGTGACTTACTGGATTTAAAGTGGATGTGGAACGTAGTCGAACAGGAATATCCACTGAATCAAGCACAGTTATTTGACAATCCTGCGGAATTTTACATGGTATTGACGCATGCTATCTCAGGAGAAGCCACTTATATCAAAGCGTCTAAAGACAATATTTTGGATGGATTAAGAGCTTCAAGTTCTATCCCAGTACTGACTCGGCAAGCGGTCGAGATATGCGGCGAACCTTATTTTGACGGTGGTGTAGCGGATGCTTTGCCTGTACATTGGGCAGCTAAACAAGACCATGTCGCCAAGCTCATGGTCATACGTACGCGCCCGCAAAACTACGCTAAATCAAGCCGCAAAGGCGATCAGCTATTGGCCAAATATTTTGCTAAGCAGCAATCTGGCTTTTCCCAAAGTCTATTAACACGAACCCAGCGCTACAATGATGCGGTACAATTTTTACAGACTCCATCATCACAGAAGCTTTTAGAGGTTTGTCCACCTGACTTAAAAAATATGGCGAGTCGATTGTCCAAAAATAAAGCCAAAATCCGTTATAGCTATGAGATAGGACTGGAAGCTGGATACCAAGCGCTTGAAGATTGGCATAAGCTTTAA
- a CDS encoding LysR family transcriptional regulator: MTEINGKRLSYLYEAVTMGTIRAAADKLNIAPSAISRQISLLEEELTCTLIERHRKGVTPTEAGSVLLRFYRESLSAEEACVSKLQALLGLQRGHIKLAVGDGFIADLMLGPLSEFSRLYPELTLSISTGGSNEVIRQVEEDEAHIGLVFHSSSHPRIRSQVVSDQPMYVIVSPDHPLADRNKPMRLEALLEYPVGLAESRFGVRQLLAMAEFQQKIRFNPILTTDSFNVLKNFARSNMGFTFLPYFVVSKEVEDGHLIAIPIDNTLLASGEAHLVTRLGRHLSQGPHELLQHLKLWMKDL; encoded by the coding sequence ATGACAGAGATTAATGGCAAGCGGTTATCTTATCTTTATGAAGCGGTCACGATGGGTACGATTAGAGCTGCTGCAGATAAGCTCAATATTGCGCCCTCGGCCATCAGCCGCCAAATATCTCTGTTAGAAGAAGAGTTGACATGTACTCTGATTGAACGGCACCGCAAAGGGGTAACGCCGACAGAAGCGGGTAGTGTTCTCTTACGATTTTATCGAGAATCACTTTCTGCTGAAGAGGCTTGTGTGTCCAAATTACAGGCGCTATTGGGATTACAGCGGGGGCATATAAAGTTAGCCGTGGGCGATGGTTTTATTGCGGATTTGATGCTTGGCCCATTGTCTGAGTTTTCCCGTCTATATCCTGAGTTAACACTGTCAATCAGTACGGGTGGATCAAACGAAGTGATTCGTCAGGTTGAAGAGGATGAAGCACATATTGGGCTAGTGTTCCATTCCAGCAGTCATCCGCGCATCCGCTCGCAGGTAGTCAGTGATCAGCCAATGTATGTGATCGTTTCGCCTGACCACCCATTGGCTGATCGAAATAAACCGATGCGGTTGGAAGCGCTTTTAGAATATCCAGTGGGACTGGCTGAGAGTCGTTTTGGCGTCCGTCAGTTATTAGCGATGGCTGAGTTTCAACAAAAGATTCGATTTAATCCTATCTTAACCACTGACTCATTTAATGTACTAAAGAATTTTGCTCGCTCCAATATGGGGTTTACCTTCTTACCATATTTTGTCGTGTCCAAAGAAGTCGAAGACGGACACCTGATTGCAATCCCTATAGACAATACGCTGCTGGCAAGCGGTGAAGCTCATCTTGTCACGCGGTTGGGTCGTCATCTATCCCAAGGTCCGCATGAATTGCTACAGCATCTGAAGTTATGGATGAAAGATTTATAA
- the cueR gene encoding Cu(I)-responsive transcriptional regulator, protein MNIGQASEQSGISPKMIRYYEQIGLLDSAKRSNAGYRIYSKQDIKNLCFVRQARDLGFSSKQMKELLYLWKNTDRQSADVKQLTLTHIETLNQKIAQLQDIVSSLQLSADHCSGDENADCAILKDLEQSK, encoded by the coding sequence ATGAATATCGGTCAGGCATCAGAGCAATCAGGAATCTCCCCCAAAATGATTCGCTATTATGAACAGATAGGATTGCTTGATAGCGCAAAACGCTCGAATGCAGGTTATCGCATATACTCTAAGCAAGATATCAAAAACTTGTGCTTTGTAAGACAAGCTCGCGATTTGGGTTTTTCCTCCAAACAGATGAAAGAGCTGCTCTATTTGTGGAAAAACACAGATCGGCAGAGTGCGGATGTGAAACAATTGACCCTGACGCATATAGAAACTTTAAACCAAAAAATAGCTCAATTACAAGATATCGTAAGTTCGTTACAGCTCTCTGCTGATCATTGCTCAGGTGATGAAAACGCAGATTGTGCCATACTAAAAGATCTAGAACAAAGCAAATAG